The sequence AAGCATATCTTTGGTGATATGGCAGTAGCAGATATTTCATCTTCTCCAGAAGTACGTCAAAATCCAGTTGGCTTTGGTCCGTTTAAAGTAGACACAATCGTACCAGGTGAGTCTGTTACTTATGTGAAAAACGAAGACTACTGGCGTGGGGCTCCAAAGCTTGACACAGTTACGTTGAAAGTTATCAATCCAAACGTTGTTGTTCAAGCATTGGAAAAAGGTGAAGTCGATACAGTAAGTGCATTCCCAGTAAACCAATATCCAGAGAATGCAGATATGGCAAACGTTGAGTTCCTCGGCAGAGTAGACCGTGCGTATTCATATGTTGGATTTAAATTGGGTACATGGGATGAAGAAAACAAAGTTGTAAAATACAATCCAGAAGCAAAAATGGCTGATAAAAACTTGCGTAAGGCAATGTGGCATGCAGTAGACAATAACGCTGTAGGTGACAGATTCTATCACGGTTTACGTTGGGCTGGTACGACGCTAATTCCACCATCTCACCCAGAATTCCACGATGCAACGAACCCAGGTGCTGCGTATGATCCTGAGTTAGCGAAGCAAATGCTAGAAGACGCTGGTTTTGTAGACGTGGATGGCGATGGTTTCCGTGAAGATAAAGACGGTAACGAATTAGTAATGTCTTACGCTTCGATGTCAGGTGATGACATTGCTGAGCCATTGGCGCAGTACTACATCCAAGCATGGGAAGCTGTAGGCTTGAAAGTAGAATTATTAGATGGTCGTCTACATGAGTTCAATAGCTTCTATGATCGCGTAGGTAACGGTGGAAAAGACGATCCTGCTGTTGACATTTATGCTGGTGCATGGGGCGTAGGGATTGATGTTGACCCAAGTGGATTATATGGAAGCAATGTATTGTATAACTTCTCACGTTGGGCAAATGAAGATAATGATCGCTTGCTAGCAGCAGGTATTTCTGAAGATGCATTCGATGTTGAAAAACGTAAAGCAATTTACAACGAGTGGCAAGCACTAATGGTGGAGGAAGTTCCAGTATTCCCGACACTATACCGTTCTGAGGTTGTACCGGTGAATAACCGTGTATTGAACTATTCAATCGGCGATGGAACAGGTATGTACCGTAATGAAATTGCAGTAACACAAGATACACCGATTGCTAAGTAATAAGTTGTAATAGGTTCGCCTGTGAGGGAGATAGTTCCCTCGCAGGCTATTTTTGTGTTAAATCGGGCAAGGCATAATTACGGGGGAATAGGGCGTATGATAAACTGGTGATAGATGGGCTGAACGAAGAGAATCTGGATAGGATTGTAGAAGGGAAGGAACAGTTATGAAAATACGACCACAGCGTTTACAACAAGGAGATACGATAGGGATTATTGCACCAGCAGGTCCGCCGAATGAAGAGTTTTTGGAGCGTTCGCTTGCTTTTTTAGAGCAGCTTGGTTTGAAATGGAAGTTTGGAAAAAGTGTGAAAAATGTTCATGGTTATCTTGCGGGAACGGATGAGGAGCGCTTGGATGATTTACATGACATGTTTGAAGACTCGTCAATTAAAGGGATTATATGTGCGAAAGGTGGATACGGTTCAGCGCGCTTTGCCGATAAAATTGACTATCAATTGATGCAGGAAAATCCAAAAATATTTTGGGGATTTAGCGATATCACATTTTTACATACGGCGATGGGCTTGTATTCGAACTTAGTTACGTTTCATGGGCCGATGTTGGCGACGAACGTTGGGAAGGAATCATTCGATGAACTGTCCGCGAAGATGTTTCAACAGTTGTTTGAGCCGATGGAGCTTCATTATACGGAGGCGATTGGGCCTCTTGAAACAGTGACGGGCGGTATGGCGCAAGGTGAACTGGTTGGTGGGAATTTGTCTTTATTGGCAAGTGGAATTGGTACGAAGTTTGAAGTGAATACGAAGGGGAAGCTGTTGTTTATCGAAGATATTGGTGAGGAGCCTTATCGTGTCGATGGTTTACTCAATCAATTGCGGCTAGCTGGCAAATTGGATGATGCGGTAGGAATCGTTGTCGGTGATTTCGCAAATGCAGAACCGAAAAAAGGTCAGCTGTCATTGACACTTGATGAGGTGTTCGATCATTACTTTGGCAATCTTGGAAAGCCCGTTGTGAAGGGGTTCAAAATTGGCCATTGCGAGCCGCATTTTGCGATTCCGCTCGGCGTGAGTGCGAGGTTGGATGCAGACAGTCGGACGTTGACAGTTTTACCTGGCGTGGAGTAAAAGGAAAGGGGAATGAGCGATGCACATCCGTTCTATTGAAACCATTGCGGTAACGATACCACTTGTGAAACCTTTTAAAACGGCGCTTCGGACAGTTCATACAGCTGATGCGGTTTATGTGAAAGTGACTTGTGATAACGGACTTGTTGGCTGGGGAGAGGCGGTGCCAACGCATGTCATTACGGGAGATTCGGTGGGGAGCATTACCTACGCTATTGAAGAGGTGATAGCTCCCCAGCTGAT comes from Sporosarcina sp. FSL K6-3457 and encodes:
- the opp4A gene encoding oligopeptide ABC transporter substrate-binding protein translates to MVGKKSASKVLFAMLLVLLLALAACNKTEDAKPADSGDKPEDKPKEETPKEEESGDKLYSIDDFSNIKTNEGSAIEGGSFTYGLVSDTAFEGTLNFNFYSGNPDVMVLNWFDEGFLTWDANYVYTNDGAATYKTSEDGRTFTFTIKDNVNWHDGQPVTAEDWLFAHEVLAHPDYDGPRAGDVLNIEGMAEYKAGTADTISGIEVVNDKELKITYLEATPSLITGGIWTYPLAKHIFGDMAVADISSSPEVRQNPVGFGPFKVDTIVPGESVTYVKNEDYWRGAPKLDTVTLKVINPNVVVQALEKGEVDTVSAFPVNQYPENADMANVEFLGRVDRAYSYVGFKLGTWDEENKVVKYNPEAKMADKNLRKAMWHAVDNNAVGDRFYHGLRWAGTTLIPPSHPEFHDATNPGAAYDPELAKQMLEDAGFVDVDGDGFREDKDGNELVMSYASMSGDDIAEPLAQYYIQAWEAVGLKVELLDGRLHEFNSFYDRVGNGGKDDPAVDIYAGAWGVGIDVDPSGLYGSNVLYNFSRWANEDNDRLLAAGISEDAFDVEKRKAIYNEWQALMVEEVPVFPTLYRSEVVPVNNRVLNYSIGDGTGMYRNEIAVTQDTPIAK
- a CDS encoding S66 peptidase family protein, whose translation is MKIRPQRLQQGDTIGIIAPAGPPNEEFLERSLAFLEQLGLKWKFGKSVKNVHGYLAGTDEERLDDLHDMFEDSSIKGIICAKGGYGSARFADKIDYQLMQENPKIFWGFSDITFLHTAMGLYSNLVTFHGPMLATNVGKESFDELSAKMFQQLFEPMELHYTEAIGPLETVTGGMAQGELVGGNLSLLASGIGTKFEVNTKGKLLFIEDIGEEPYRVDGLLNQLRLAGKLDDAVGIVVGDFANAEPKKGQLSLTLDEVFDHYFGNLGKPVVKGFKIGHCEPHFAIPLGVSARLDADSRTLTVLPGVE